The Canis lupus familiaris isolate Mischka breed German Shepherd chromosome 1, alternate assembly UU_Cfam_GSD_1.0, whole genome shotgun sequence DNA window GAGCTTCCGCTACCGCTCGGACCTTCGGCGCCACTTCGCCCGGCACACTGCACTCAAACCCCACGCATGTCCACGCTGTGGCAAGGGCTTCAAACACAGCTTCAACCTGGCCAACCACCTGCGTTCGCACACCGGCGAACGGCCCTACCGCTGCTCTGCCTGCCCTAAAGGGTTCCGAGACTCCACCGGCCTGCTGCACCACCAGGTGAGTCCAACAGGCTGGCCACCGTGGGAGTCACAGGGCTCCTCACTGGACAGCAGAGAACACTGTATTTTCTCACTTAGCCTTACAGTTCTCCAGGCAGGAACTACCAATCAAAAGGACTCGTCGCTCCAAATCTCCCTCTTCTACTCCCAGACTTTTAAATAAACCACAGAGGCCAATATCAGTAAAGCACAGTCTTGCACCATACATTGGCCACATGACAAGTACCAGTCGCTCATGGCTGCCTCGTTGGTCAGTGGCAAATATAGAATGTTTCCATCAtttcagaaagttctttttttttttttaagatttattttatttatttatttatttatttatttatttatttattcatgataaacacagagagaggcagagagacaggaggagggagaagcaggctccatgccaggagcccgacgcggaactcgatcctgggaccccaggatcgcaccctgggccaaaggcaggcactaaaccgctgagccacccagggatccccatttcagAAAGTTCTTTTGGACAGTTTTTGCTCTAGAAGTTTGGGCATTTATCTTAAAAAGCCACCTCCCAGCCCagggaattatatatatatttttaaagattttatttattcatgatagtcacacagagagagacagagaggcagagacacaggcagagggagaagcaggctccatgcagggaacccgacgtgagattcaatcctgggtctccaggatcacaccccaggccgaaggcaggcgccaaaccgctgcgccacccagggatcccagcccagGGAATTATAAATGTTCCTCTCTACCTTTCCCTAACATCCACTGCTGTAGAGGACACCAATAGGACATTGGAAAGTTTGTCAACGATAATTCTAATTTCTAGGAATTGAGTCATTTTTTAGTGATGATTTTATCCTGTCACAaaaaccctgtgaggtaggtagcACATATCACAGAGGAGAAGAGTAGAGTCCCAGAGATGATGTTTACTTGTCCAGTTTTCACTGAGAGTggaaggcagagctggggtttgaacccagtTTTGTTAGTGCTCAGAGCCCTAGGACTTGGCCACTCTAACAGGGAGTCCCAATCTCCTGGGTGGGCTTGTTGAAAAGGAATAGAAGTTAATCCGGAAGAATGGGAGGAAGAGTCTTCCAGTCTTAAGGACCAGCATGTGTAAAGGTCCTGAGAATGAAGGGACCAAAAGAATGCCAACACGACCCAATTTATAGAAGACaagtgagagggatccctgggtggtgcagcggtttagcacctgcctttggccccgggcgcgatcctggagacccgggatcgaatcccacgtcgggctctcggtgcatggagcctgcttctccctctgcctatgtctctgcctctctctctctgtgactatcataaaaaataaaaataaaaaaagaagaagacaagtGAGAGGATTGGAGCTATATGGGGCTTTGTAGCTGCAGCAGGGAGCTTGGGCCGCATCTCTCTGGAAGTGATGACCTGATGCTATGCTCTTTCTCCTGTCCTCCCAGGTCGTACACACTGGTGAGAAGCCCTACTGCTGCCTGGTCTGCGAGCTCCGCTTCTCCTCGCGCTCCAGCCTGGGCCGCCATCTCAAGCGACAGCACCGCGGGGTGCTCCCGTCCCCGCTACAAACCGGTCCAGGCCTGCCAGCCTTGAGCGCGCCCTGCTCCGTCTGCTGCAATGTGGGGCCCTGCTCCGTGTGCCGGGGCGCAGGGGCCGGGGGCGGAGAGGGTCCAgagggggcgggcgcgggcccgGGCAGCTGGGGGCTGGCGGAggccgctgctgccgccgccgcctcaCTGCCCCCGTTTGCGTGTGGTGCCTGTGCGCGGCGCTTTGACCATGGCCGTGAGCTGGCGGCCCACTGGGCCGCGCACACCGACGTGAAGCCCTTCAAGTGCCCGCGCTGCGAGCGCGACTTCAACGCCCCTGCACTGCTGGAGCGGCACAAGCTGACGCACGACCTGCAGGGCCCCGGCGGGCCCCCTGTGCAGGCCTGGGCCTCGGGGGCCAGCTCTGGGCCCGACGTGGTGGGCGAGAGCGGCGGCCCTGCGGAGGCGGGCCCCGCGCAACCAGCCTGGGACGGCGGGCTGCTCCTGGGCAGCACTGGGGGCGGCGTGCCCGAGCTCGGGGGGCTGCTCCCTGAAGGCGGTGGGGAGGCCCCTGCCCCGGCGGCTGCAGCCGAGGCTTCGGAAGACACCCTATACCAGTGCGACTGCGGGACCTTCTTCGCATCAGCTGCAGCGCTAGCCAGCCACCTGGAGGCCCACTCGGGCCCCGCCACGTACGGCTGCGGCCACTGTGGGGCCCTGTATGCTGCCCTAGCGGCCCTGGAGGAGCACCGGCGGGCCAGCCACGGCGAGGGCGGCGGCGCAGAGGCAGCCGCGGTGGCCCCCGAGGGGGATCCCAGTCCCGGGGAGGCCGCATCCGGCTCCGGCCGGGGCAAGAAGATCTTTGGCTGCTCCGAGTGCGAGAAGCTGTTCCGCTCACCGCGCGACTTGGAGCGGCACGTGCTCGTGCATACGGGTGAGAAGCCGTTCCCGTGCCTGGAGTGCGGCAAGTTCTTCCGCCACGAGTGCTACCTCAAGCGCCACCGGCTGCTGCACGGCACCGAGCGGCCCTTCCCCTGCCACATCTGCGGCAAGGGCTTTATCACACTCAGCAACCTCTCGCGGCACTTGAAGCTGCACCGGGGCATGGACTGACCCCGTCAGGCCGCGCCTCCGCCTGACAGCCCCTCCCTAGGGGCTGGACGCAGGGGCCTGCGGTGAGCGACCCCAGCCATGAGCGACCCCAGCCGTTAACACGGGGCCACCAGACACCCACGCAGACCCCTGAGCTGGGGGCAGCAAATGAACAGGGAGAGACTCTGCAGCTCCAGAGTCCAGGATCTCAGAAGAAACTCCTGAGCTTGACACCT harbors:
- the FIZ1 gene encoding flt3-interacting zinc finger protein 1 isoform X2; translation: MRDSLHLPLPSHHATMDDAPLPVPPVPAPAPAPAPPAAAPRVPFHCSECGKSFRYRSDLRRHFARHTALKPHACPRCGKGFKHSFNLANHLRSHTGERPYRCSACPKGFRDSTGLLHHQVVHTGEKPYCCLVCELRFSSRSSLGRHLKRQHRGVLPSPLQTGPGLPALSAPCSVCCNVGPCSVCRGAGAGGGEGPEGAGAGPGSWGLAEAAAAAAASLPPFACGACARRFDHGRELAAHWAAHTDVKPFKCPRCERDFNAPALLERHKLTHDLQGPGGPPVQAWASGASSGPDVVGESGGPAEAGPAQPAWDGGLLLGSTGGGVPELGGLLPEGGGEAPAPAAAAEASEDTLYQCDCGTFFASAAALASHLEAHSGPATYGCGHCGALYAALAALEEHRRASHGEGGGAEAAAVAPEGDPSPGEAASGSGRGKKIFGCSECEKLFRSPRDLERHVLVHTGEKPFPCLECGKFFRHECYLKRHRLLHGTERPFPCHICGKGFITLSNLSRHLKLHRGMD
- the FIZ1 gene encoding flt3-interacting zinc finger protein 1 isoform X1 translates to MGLRDSLHLPLPSHHATMDDAPLPVPPVPAPAPAPAPPAAAPRVPFHCSECGKSFRYRSDLRRHFARHTALKPHACPRCGKGFKHSFNLANHLRSHTGERPYRCSACPKGFRDSTGLLHHQVVHTGEKPYCCLVCELRFSSRSSLGRHLKRQHRGVLPSPLQTGPGLPALSAPCSVCCNVGPCSVCRGAGAGGGEGPEGAGAGPGSWGLAEAAAAAAASLPPFACGACARRFDHGRELAAHWAAHTDVKPFKCPRCERDFNAPALLERHKLTHDLQGPGGPPVQAWASGASSGPDVVGESGGPAEAGPAQPAWDGGLLLGSTGGGVPELGGLLPEGGGEAPAPAAAAEASEDTLYQCDCGTFFASAAALASHLEAHSGPATYGCGHCGALYAALAALEEHRRASHGEGGGAEAAAVAPEGDPSPGEAASGSGRGKKIFGCSECEKLFRSPRDLERHVLVHTGEKPFPCLECGKFFRHECYLKRHRLLHGTERPFPCHICGKGFITLSNLSRHLKLHRGMD
- the FIZ1 gene encoding flt3-interacting zinc finger protein 1 isoform X3, encoding MDDAPLPVPPVPAPAPAPAPPAAAPRVPFHCSECGKSFRYRSDLRRHFARHTALKPHACPRCGKGFKHSFNLANHLRSHTGERPYRCSACPKGFRDSTGLLHHQVVHTGEKPYCCLVCELRFSSRSSLGRHLKRQHRGVLPSPLQTGPGLPALSAPCSVCCNVGPCSVCRGAGAGGGEGPEGAGAGPGSWGLAEAAAAAAASLPPFACGACARRFDHGRELAAHWAAHTDVKPFKCPRCERDFNAPALLERHKLTHDLQGPGGPPVQAWASGASSGPDVVGESGGPAEAGPAQPAWDGGLLLGSTGGGVPELGGLLPEGGGEAPAPAAAAEASEDTLYQCDCGTFFASAAALASHLEAHSGPATYGCGHCGALYAALAALEEHRRASHGEGGGAEAAAVAPEGDPSPGEAASGSGRGKKIFGCSECEKLFRSPRDLERHVLVHTGEKPFPCLECGKFFRHECYLKRHRLLHGTERPFPCHICGKGFITLSNLSRHLKLHRGMD